The genome window CGGGATGCGAAAGGCCCGTGTCCGCGTGTTGCCCGCCATGGCTTGCCCCACCCGATGCGGCTGACGTATAGCCGGGGCCAACGGATTGCATGAACGGAGGCCAAGATGGCGGGCCACTCAAAATGGGCGAATATCCAGCATCGCAAAGGGCGGCAGGATGCCGCACGCTCGAAGCTGTTTTCCAAGCTGGCGAAAGAGATCACCGTGGCGGCCAAAATGGGCGACCCGGACCCGGACAAGAACCCGCGTCTTCGGCTGGCAGTGAAAGAAGCGAAATCCCAGTCGGTGCCAAAGGACGTCATTGATCGCGCGATCAAGAAGGCCGTCGGTGGCGACGCCGAGAATTATGACGAAATCCGCTATGAGGGCTATGGCCCGAACGGCGTGGCCGTGATCGTCGAGGCCATGACCGACAACAAGAATCGCACCGCCTCGACCGTGCGGTCGACGTTCTCAAAGAACGGCGGAAATCTGGGCGAGACAGGCTCGGTCGGGTTTATGTTCGACCGCAAGGGGCAGGTGACCTATCCGGCTGAGGTCGGCGACGAAGACACTGTGATGATGGCCGCGATCGAGGCCGGAGCCGAGGACGCTGAAAGCAGCGAAGACGGGCATGTGATCTGGTGCGCCGATACCGATCTGAACGATGTGTCCAACGCGCTGGAGGCAGAATTGGGTGAAAGCGAAAGCACCAAACTGGTCTGGCGCCCCACCACCACGACCGAGCTGGATCTGGATGGAATGCAGAAGCTGATGAAGCTGATCGACGCGTTGGAAGACGACGACGATATCCAGACCGTTACGGCCAATTTCGAGGTGTCAGACGAGGTGATGGAGCAGCTTTAGACCGGGTCACGCCCGGCGCTTCCGGCACCCAGCCGCGCGTTGGTTTGCGCCAGGCGCGCGCAAAGCGTTGTCGACATATTGTAAAGCAACCGCGCCGCCAGCGGCGCGTCATCGTCAATCAGGCGTCTGAAGGTCCGCTCATTAAACGCCAAAAGCCGGGAATCCGTCTGCGCGGCGACCACGTCCATCGTGCGCGGCATCTTCAGAAAGAACGCGATTTCGCCAAAAACATCGCCCGGGGCAAGTTGCGCAATCGTTTCATCGCCCTGCCGGACCTCAAAGGCGCCTGACAGGACCAGGTTCAGGTTCTTGGCAACATTCCCCTGCTTGATGACCCGGTCGTCGCGGCGACAGGTAATCAGGACGCTTTTTTCGATGCATGTTTCAATATCGCTGTCCGACATGCCTGAAAACAATCCGGTATTCAGCGTCGACACCGTGTCTGTCGCGGCTTTGACCCGTGCAAGGTAGTCGGGGGTCGTCAGCAAACGCTCGGACTGTACGGCTGCACCATCGGCAAGCATTGCGTCCAGCGTATCGGGCACCCGCGCATCTTCGCCAAAGTCGGTCAGAACCCCGGCCAGCGGCGATCCGATGCGCCGCAGATAATCCAGATCTTCGACGACGAAGACCAAAGGGATCAGAAAGCCGGTGCTTGGACTGTTGACATTGTTCTTGGTGTAGGTCCGAAACCCGAGCGCCTGATAGGTGTTCAGCAAATGCGGTTCGCAATCACCAAAAGCAAACTGAATGCGAGAGGCATTCAGGAACCCCATGTAACTTGCGAAAATCTGGTTCAGCAGATCGGTCCCGCGATAGGCGGGTTGGATCATGAAACGCTCTCCGACGACGATTTGGGCCGAGGGAACGGTTTTCAGGAATTTCGCAAGATCATATTGCGCGACCTGTCGGGCACCCAGCGCATTGTCGGCGCCGCAGGACAACCGCGAGGTTCCGACGACCTGCCCGTCGATCATGGCGTTGAAGATCCGGCTGTCGGTGTCGTCATCCTCGATCAGCAGGCGTTGGTGGTGGTCGGCAACCTCGCCATAGCGGCCCATTTCTTTGACGTAGATGTTATATTTCATGCGCTGGGCCGCACGAACCTGTTCCGCGGTGGTTGCCTGAACGATTGTCACAGAGGTCGGGTTGGTCTTCATGGAGCATTCACCGTGGTGTCCGCGTACAGGGTACGCCAAGGCGCGCGCCCGTCAACTCTGACAGGACATAGGCCGGGAATATCTGGACGCTTCGACCCCTGCGGGTTAGCCCCTTGGGAATGACTGCGTTTGTTGCCGGATTCTTCCTCAGCTTCTCTCTGATTCTGGCGATCGGGGCGCAGAATGCGTTTGTCCTGCGGCCGGGATTGCGCCGCAGTCATGTGTTTGCCGTTTGTCTGACCTGTGCAGTTTCTGACGCGATCCTGATCATGGCCGGGGTGGCGGGTATGGGATGGATCGCATCGTCGGTGCCGTGGTTGCCGCCGCTGCTGACCTGGGGCGGGGCGGCGTTTCTGGCCGTCTATGGCGCGCTGGCCCTGCGGTCCGCCTGGAAGGGCGGCAGCGTGCTGGACCCGGCCGCGCAGGTCAGCGAACGCCTGTGGCCGGTGCTGGCCACTTGTCTGGCGCTGACCTGGCTGAACCCGCATGTCTATCTGGATACGCTGGTGCTGATCGGATCGGTCTCGGCGGCCTATTCAGGCGAAACGCTGGTGTTTGGCAGTGGCGCGGTATTGGCCAGTTTCGCGTTTTTCTTCGGCCTGGGTTACGGTGCGGCGGCCCTGCGCCCGGTGTTTGCGCGCCCTGCTGCGTGGCGCCTGCTGGACGCGGGTGTCGGGCTGACGATGTGGGCCATCGCGGCCAGTCTGATCCTGGCGCATTGAGGGGCCTTGCCGTATCGACGGCCTTGTCGCCATCGTTCATTCGTGACCTAACCGCAGCATGCCCAACCGAGATTCCCCCAACCTGATTGGCGTTTTCTGGATGCTGGTAACGGGCGCGTTTTTCGTTGGGGTCACTGTCGTCGTGAAACATCTGGGCAGCGATCTGCCCGCTGCCGAGTCGGCCTTTCTGCGCTATGCCATCGGGTTGATTTTCGTAATTCCGTTGTTGCCGGCAATGCGGCGGCATCGCCCGGACCGCCTTGGGTTTGGTCTGATCGCGTTGCGAGGTCTGGCCCATACGCTGGGTGTGATCCTGTGGTTCTATTCGATGTCGCGCATTCCACTGGCCGAGGTGACGGCGATGAACTACCTCGCGCCGGTTTATGTGATGATCGGGGCGGCGCTGTTTCTGGGTGACAAGCTGTCGCTGCGCCGGATGCTGGCGGTCGCGCTCGCGCTGATCGGGACGCTGATCATCCTGCGCCCCGGATTTCGCGAGATTTCGGACGGG of Paracoccaceae bacterium contains these proteins:
- a CDS encoding EamA family transporter; translation: MPNRDSPNLIGVFWMLVTGAFFVGVTVVVKHLGSDLPAAESAFLRYAIGLIFVIPLLPAMRRHRPDRLGFGLIALRGLAHTLGVILWFYSMSRIPLAEVTAMNYLAPVYVMIGAALFLGDKLSLRRMLAVALALIGTLIILRPGFREISDGHLAMLGTGFFLGSSYLIAKKLTDQASPGVVVGWLSVAVTIGLAPFAWAVWVPPSLEEVLWIALVALFATGGHFTMGMAFRAAPISVTQPVTFLQIVWATLIGALVFGEAVDAFVILGSALIVAAVSYTSWREAVARRAVAAP
- a CDS encoding cyclic nucleotide-binding domain-containing protein produces the protein MKTNPTSVTIVQATTAEQVRAAQRMKYNIYVKEMGRYGEVADHHQRLLIEDDDTDSRIFNAMIDGQVVGTSRLSCGADNALGARQVAQYDLAKFLKTVPSAQIVVGERFMIQPAYRGTDLLNQIFASYMGFLNASRIQFAFGDCEPHLLNTYQALGFRTYTKNNVNSPSTGFLIPLVFVVEDLDYLRRIGSPLAGVLTDFGEDARVPDTLDAMLADGAAVQSERLLTTPDYLARVKAATDTVSTLNTGLFSGMSDSDIETCIEKSVLITCRRDDRVIKQGNVAKNLNLVLSGAFEVRQGDETIAQLAPGDVFGEIAFFLKMPRTMDVVAAQTDSRLLAFNERTFRRLIDDDAPLAARLLYNMSTTLCARLAQTNARLGAGSAGRDPV
- a CDS encoding amino acid transporter, with protein sequence MTAFVAGFFLSFSLILAIGAQNAFVLRPGLRRSHVFAVCLTCAVSDAILIMAGVAGMGWIASSVPWLPPLLTWGGAAFLAVYGALALRSAWKGGSVLDPAAQVSERLWPVLATCLALTWLNPHVYLDTLVLIGSVSAAYSGETLVFGSGAVLASFAFFFGLGYGAAALRPVFARPAAWRLLDAGVGLTMWAIAASLILAH
- a CDS encoding YebC/PmpR family DNA-binding transcriptional regulator; protein product: MAGHSKWANIQHRKGRQDAARSKLFSKLAKEITVAAKMGDPDPDKNPRLRLAVKEAKSQSVPKDVIDRAIKKAVGGDAENYDEIRYEGYGPNGVAVIVEAMTDNKNRTASTVRSTFSKNGGNLGETGSVGFMFDRKGQVTYPAEVGDEDTVMMAAIEAGAEDAESSEDGHVIWCADTDLNDVSNALEAELGESESTKLVWRPTTTTELDLDGMQKLMKLIDALEDDDDIQTVTANFEVSDEVMEQL